CAAGTAGAGAGTGCAGGGCCTTGTGGGCCTCGGGAAAGACATGGCTTTCGCTGAGTGCAGTGGGCACCATGGAGGGTtctgaggggaagagggagggaatgtGACTCAGGTATTCACAGGTGCCTTCTGGCcattaaatgggaaaatagaCTTGGGTGAGAGACCAGGATGGAAGTAACTGTATGGTCAGGTAGGAGAAGCTTATGCCCCATTTTATAAGACAGGAAACCGAGAATAGGAGTTATTTAGATGGAAGATAGGAGACTGACCCCAGATCTGTGCAGGACCACAGTCTGGGCTCTCTGCCCATGCTGGAActccaccccccttcccccacccctcacctgaGTGAAGGGCACAGCCCTGCACATCTCCTGGACCACTTCCTGCAGGTCCAGCGGCAGAGACACGGTGGGTGCCACCTCCTGCCCTCGGTGCAGGCGACCTCTCCCCAGCCACCTGGTTTTCTGCAGTCCCAAGAAGGCCTTCCAGCTGCTGAGGGCAGAGGATTGtacctgggagcctgggagccctCGACCCAGAGCCTGGGTCTGATTGGTGGCAGCCCAGAGCTGAGATGGGGGACCCAGGAGTCCCAGTGTCCCAGAGCCTGCGTGCAGCTGGGCCCCACAGAGCAGGCTCAGGAGAGCGGTCAGCTGGCCGAGGAACATCCGTCCGCCTGTCATTCAGTCCGGGGctgggctcagggtcctgggcagTCAACCCTGCTGTCTGGTGAGTGGAGTCTCAGCCCTTCGGACCCACTTTTAATGACTTGCCCCCAACCTGGGCAGCTGGGGAGGCACTTCTGCAAACCCACCACAGTGGGGAGGAAAATAAACTGAGGCCTGCTGggttcccacccctccccccagcctggcAGGGATCAGGGGCTGGGTCTGTGGGTGTGTGGGCTGCGGGGACCGGGAAAGGCACATCTGGAAACAGGGGCTCAGGGACACAATGCCTGGAGGCTCCGAGGGGCTTCTTTCCAGGTCTGGGGCACCATCCATCCAGTTGGCAAGACCAGATGTTGCAGCCAGGATGGTAGGGTTTCAGCTGCAAGGGTGGGACTCTCTAGCTGTGCAACCTCTGGCAACTCCCgtaaccactctgggcctcagcttcctcttctgttaTGGGGATATATGTGATGCGTTAACACCCCCTACCTGGTGGGGTGGCTCTGAGGGCCCCAGAGATGATTCATGTAAGCAGCTTGGAATAGAGGCTGATACCCAGTGGAACCACGAGTAAACTACCATAAACATCATTGTAGCTGTTTTTTCCTTTAGTGCATATTAGAGGCCGGGCATTCTGATCCCTGGAGACACGGGAGAGGGGGGCGGCAAGACAGACACGGGCCTCGCCGGATTTGACATCGTGGTGCCGAAAGCAGGCAAGATGATTTCAGAGCCTTCAGTGTTAAGAAGTTATTTAAGTAGTTTGTGCCCTACAGGTGTCAGGGCGGGGGCTTCTGCCCCCGgggtggtcagagaaggcctccctgaggaggtgacatttttGCAGACCCctgagggtggtggtggaggtggtgggaacAGCCTAGTGGGGGGTGGAGGCTGGAGTGCCAGAAACACATAAAGCAGGTGGGAGCCGCATCCCAGGCTTTGGAGCCCCAGGACGCATGGGGGGGTCCGGGCCGGGCCCTGGCACCTCCGTGGGCCCCATTTCGCACCCAGGCGAGGAGCTGCCGGCCGCGGGGCCGTGAGAAGGGGCAGGCCGGGTCCTTCCCGCGCCCCGCGGAGCTGGGACGGCGACGGGACGCCCTCGCCCTCTGGCGGCGGCTCTCGGGActgcgcggcggcggcgcccaGAACACCCGACTTCTGGACGCCCCACCTGGAGGTACTAGGGTGCTTGCCTCCCACCCGGCTACCTCCGAGACCCTGAGCGTCCCGCAACCCGCCCCCTCGCTGTCCTCTAGACCCACCTGATGGCAGGTCCTGCCAGGTGCTAAGGCCCCCAACTTTGGAGCACCGCTgacccctctctttctctgactggcccCCCTCCCAGATCTGATATGACAGCAAATCCGGCTGCTTCAGAATCTACCTagcggggcacctgagtggctcagtgattgagcgtctttggctcaggtcgtgatcctaggatcctaggatcttgggatcctgggatcgagtccggcaaggagcctgcttctccctctgcctgtgtctctgcctgtctgtgtgtgtctcatgaataaataaaatcagaaaagaagggatccccgggtggcgcagcggtttggcgcctgcctttgacccagggcgggatcctggagacccgagatcaaatcccatgttgggctcccgatgcatggagcctgcttctccctctgcctgtctctgcctctctctctctctctctctctctctcctctctctctctctctgtgtgtgtgtgtgtgactatcataaataaataaaaatttgaaaaaaaatcagaaaagaaaaaaaagaaaagaaaaaaagaagagaaaagaagagaaaagagaaagaaaagaaaagaaaagaaaagaaaagaaaagaaaagaaagaaaagaaaatctatctaGAATCCTTCCACTTCTCACTCCTCTCTCGATCCCTTACCCAGACACAGCCATTATGTCCCACTTGAACCAACACGGTCCCTCCACCCTGGTGTTCCAgttcctgctgcctcctcccaaGTCTGTTCCCTGTTCTACAGCAGCCAGAAGGCGCCCATGGACACTGGTGTCCAGGCACTTCTTTCCTCTGCTCAGAACCTTCCAGGGCTCCCACCTCATTCGCGGTAACAGCCAAGGTCCTCACTGCAGCCCACAGGTATCCACTCCTATCACCACTACCCCACTGTCTgcttccccaccctctccccctttctccagCCACCCGGAGCTGCCTCGTTGTTCTCCAGACTCACAAGGCATAATCCCATAATACTACACAGTGGTACAGGGCTAAGGAAGCCGTTTTTATGTGGAAAGATATccaagaaaaactaaattttcctttttttttttttttttttttttaagatttattgatttattcaggagagacacaggcagggagcccagtgcaaaactcccatctcaggaccctgggaatcatgacttgagccaaaggcagatgctcaaccactgagccacccaggtgcccctttaggcttccactcctgatctcagctcaggtcttgatctcagggtcttcagttcaagacccatgtgtggttccatgctgggtgtggagtctacttaaaaaaaattgttttaagcatcaaaacaaaagaaaacaagtacCAGTGAAAGCAATCTATACCATTGGTCTTGCCCCTGCTTTTTAAGCAAACTATTTCAGGCATTTAAATAAGTACAgatatggggcgcctgggtggctcagtggttgagcatggggtgtgatcccggagtcctgggatcgagtcccacattgggcttccagaatggagcctgcttctccctctgtatatgtctctgcctctctgtgtctcttatgaataaatagtatTCCACTGCACATGTATACCTCAAATTTATTTCTCcatcatccattttttaaaaagattttatccatttattcatgagagccacacagagaggcagagacacaggcagagggagaagcaggctccatgcaggtagcccgacgtgggactcgatcccgggtctccaggattataccctgggctgaaggcggcactaaaccgctgagccaccggggctgccccatcacCCAATTTTTTATCATCACAATCAATACTGCAAGGAACAATCTGGATCGTGACTCTTCTCCATCTGAATGTTTGCACTTCCTCTTTCTG
This window of the Canis lupus dingo isolate Sandy chromosome 20, ASM325472v2, whole genome shotgun sequence genome carries:
- the DAND5 gene encoding DAN domain family member 5, which codes for MFLGQLTALLSLLCGAQLHAGSGTLGLLGPPSQLWAATNQTQALGRGLPGSQVQSSALSSWKAFLGLQKTRWLGRGRLHRGQEVAPTVSLPLDLQEVVQEMCRAVPFTQVLSQPGCTAVHLRNHLCFGHCSSLYIPSLDPAPLVLCNSCVPTRQRWTPVVLWCRASSPASRRRMKMSTVLVEGCQCSPKA